In a single window of the Micromonospora inositola genome:
- a CDS encoding RsmB/NOP family class I SAM-dependent RNA methyltransferase, whose protein sequence is MTGPSESRGERFSEEGRRGPSTGRPSGGERGGSGRAEGPRSDEGGRADRSGDRGRSFGAERGDRYPRGARPGQGGDRPRGGQFGADRRGAGGRPVRPAVDLPRQVAYQAIAAVHRDDAYANLVLPAMLREEGLVGRDAAFATELTYGTLRQTGTLDAIITDAAGRDVQRIDPPVRDALRLGAYQLLHTRVPAHAAVSSTVDLVRSVGPGATGFANAVLREIAGRDVDAWVAKLAPATETDPVGHLALAYSHPQWIVRAFAEALGGDLGETERLLIEDNERPPVHLCARPGLADPVELADEVGGAPGAFSPYAVYLSGGAPGELRAVAEGRAHVQDEGSQLVANALAVAPLDGPDGRWLDLCAGPGGKAGLLGALAAQRGAQVTAVEVAEHRARLVEQATRGLPVSVLATDGRTVGADPKLPEGHFDRVLVDAPCTGLGSLRRRPESRWRRQPSDLPPLTRLQRELLTAALRAVRPGGLVAYVTCSPHTVETHVTVTEAARRCGLPVDFVDARPLLPAGMPGLGDGPTVQLWPHRHGTDAMFLAVLRRG, encoded by the coding sequence GTGACCGGGCCGTCCGAGTCCCGGGGTGAGCGCTTCTCCGAGGAGGGCCGCCGCGGCCCGTCGACGGGACGACCGTCGGGCGGCGAGCGTGGCGGGTCCGGCCGTGCCGAAGGCCCGCGCTCCGACGAGGGCGGCCGCGCGGACCGCTCCGGCGACCGGGGCCGGTCCTTCGGGGCCGAGCGCGGCGACCGGTACCCGCGCGGTGCGCGACCGGGCCAGGGCGGGGACCGTCCGCGCGGCGGCCAGTTCGGCGCGGACCGGCGGGGCGCCGGCGGGCGGCCGGTCCGGCCCGCCGTCGACCTGCCGCGCCAGGTCGCGTACCAGGCGATCGCGGCGGTGCACCGGGACGACGCGTACGCCAACCTGGTGCTGCCGGCGATGCTGCGGGAGGAGGGGCTGGTCGGTCGGGACGCCGCGTTCGCCACCGAACTGACCTACGGCACGCTGCGCCAGACCGGCACCCTCGACGCGATCATCACCGACGCCGCCGGGCGGGACGTGCAGCGGATCGACCCGCCGGTACGCGACGCGCTGCGGCTCGGGGCGTACCAGCTGCTGCACACCCGGGTGCCGGCGCACGCGGCGGTCTCCTCGACCGTCGACCTGGTGCGGTCGGTTGGTCCGGGCGCCACCGGCTTCGCCAACGCGGTGCTCCGCGAGATCGCCGGTCGGGACGTCGACGCCTGGGTGGCGAAGCTCGCCCCGGCGACGGAGACCGACCCGGTCGGGCACCTCGCGCTGGCCTACAGCCACCCGCAGTGGATCGTCCGAGCCTTCGCCGAGGCGCTCGGCGGCGACCTCGGCGAGACGGAACGGCTGCTGATCGAGGACAACGAACGACCACCGGTGCACCTGTGCGCCCGCCCGGGCCTGGCCGACCCGGTGGAGCTGGCCGACGAGGTGGGCGGCGCCCCGGGCGCCTTCTCGCCGTACGCCGTCTACCTGTCCGGCGGCGCCCCGGGCGAGCTGCGGGCGGTGGCCGAGGGCCGGGCGCACGTCCAGGACGAGGGCTCCCAGTTGGTGGCGAACGCCCTGGCGGTCGCGCCGCTCGACGGCCCGGACGGCCGCTGGCTCGACCTCTGCGCCGGTCCGGGCGGCAAGGCCGGCCTGCTCGGCGCCCTCGCCGCGCAGCGGGGCGCCCAGGTCACCGCGGTGGAGGTGGCCGAGCACCGGGCCCGGCTGGTCGAGCAGGCGACCCGGGGTCTGCCGGTTAGCGTGCTCGCCACCGACGGGCGGACGGTCGGCGCGGACCCGAAGCTGCCCGAGGGGCACTTCGACCGGGTGCTGGTCGACGCCCCCTGCACCGGTCTGGGCTCGTTGCGTCGGCGACCGGAGTCCCGCTGGCGCCGCCAGCCCTCGGACCTGCCGCCGCTGACCCGGTTGCAGCGGGAACTGCTCACCGCGGCGCTGCGCGCGGTGCGCCCGGGCGGTCTGGTCGCCTACGTCACCTGCTCACCGCACACGGTGGAGACGCACGTGACGGTGACCGAGGCCGCCCGCCGGTGCGGCCTGCCGGTCGACTTCGTCGACGCCCGGCCGCTGCTGCCGGCCGGCATGCCGGGGCTGGGCGACGGGCCGACGGTGCAACTCTGGCCGCACCGGCACGGCACCGACGCGATGTTCCTGGCGGTGCTGCGCCGGGGCTGA
- a CDS encoding cytochrome P450, whose product MSPQGRVNPYPTYERLRAHGPVVQAGPVFYAVTGYAEVDEILRDPRFGVMDDELRDQFLPGWRESPAVASISRSMLRTNPPDHSRMRRLAAGAFTPRRIAAMRDVVVAQAAELVDAMLERGRDGEPVDFMADFAYPLPVGVICALLGVPAADRPQFRRWAADLTGVLEPEITPAELADADRGAAELRGYFTELVAARRRAPADDLTTALVQVHDSDGERLSGDELLSNLVILLVAGFETTTNLLGNGLVVLLGHPRAAATLGGHPEFAPGYVDELLRYDSPVQLTTRMSTAPASYGGLDLPAGSWLMLMLGAANRDPRRYPEPARFDPWRPQIHPLSFGAGPHYCLGAGLARLEAQVAFPLLLRRLSGLALAGEPERRVRLTLRGYATLPVTVGDAATGPRTDRGTPAGAAPATP is encoded by the coding sequence ATGTCCCCGCAGGGGCGGGTGAACCCCTATCCCACCTATGAGCGGTTGCGGGCGCACGGTCCGGTCGTCCAGGCCGGGCCGGTCTTCTACGCGGTCACCGGCTACGCCGAGGTCGACGAGATCCTCCGCGACCCGCGGTTCGGGGTGATGGACGACGAGCTGCGCGACCAGTTCCTGCCCGGCTGGCGGGAGAGCCCGGCCGTGGCGTCGATCTCCCGCTCGATGCTGCGCACCAACCCGCCGGACCACAGCCGGATGCGGCGGCTCGCCGCGGGAGCCTTCACCCCGCGCCGGATCGCCGCGATGCGGGACGTGGTGGTCGCCCAGGCCGCCGAACTGGTCGACGCCATGCTGGAGCGGGGCCGGGACGGGGAGCCGGTCGACTTCATGGCCGACTTCGCGTACCCGCTGCCGGTCGGGGTGATCTGCGCGCTGCTCGGCGTGCCGGCGGCGGACCGGCCGCAGTTCCGGCGCTGGGCGGCGGACCTGACCGGGGTGCTGGAGCCGGAGATCACCCCGGCGGAGCTGGCGGACGCCGACCGGGGCGCCGCCGAGCTGCGCGGCTACTTCACCGAGCTGGTGGCGGCCCGTCGCCGGGCGCCCGCCGACGACCTGACCACCGCGCTGGTGCAGGTGCACGACTCCGACGGCGAGCGACTGTCCGGGGACGAGCTGCTGTCCAACCTCGTGATCCTGCTGGTGGCCGGCTTCGAGACGACCACCAACCTGCTCGGCAACGGCCTCGTGGTGCTGCTCGGGCACCCCCGTGCCGCGGCGACGCTGGGCGGGCACCCGGAGTTCGCCCCCGGGTACGTCGACGAGCTGCTGCGGTACGACTCGCCGGTCCAGCTCACCACCCGGATGAGCACCGCCCCGGCGAGCTACGGGGGCCTCGACCTGCCCGCCGGCAGCTGGCTGATGCTGATGCTCGGTGCCGCGAACCGGGACCCCCGGCGGTACCCGGAGCCGGCGCGGTTCGACCCGTGGCGCCCGCAGATCCACCCGCTCTCCTTCGGCGCCGGGCCGCACTACTGCCTCGGCGCGGGACTGGCTCGGCTGGAGGCGCAGGTCGCCTTCCCGCTGCTGCTGCGCCGGCTGTCCGGCCTCGCCCTGGCCGGCGAGCCCGAGCGGCGGGTCCGGCTGACCCTGCGCGGCTACGCCACCCTGCCGGTGACCGTGGGTGACGCCGCCACCGGGCCGCGCACCGATCGCGGTACGCCGGCCGGGGCGGCTCCGGCCACTCCGTAG
- the fmt gene encoding methionyl-tRNA formyltransferase yields MRLIFAGTPAVAVPALAAIAASGHELLAVVTRPDAPAGRGRGLVRSPVGAWADAHGVEVLTPARPREPEFLDRLRELAPDCVPVVAYGALVPPVALEIPRHGWINLHFSLLPAWRGAAPVQHAVLHGDELTGASVFQLEQGLDTGPVYGTLTDEIRPADTSGDLLERLAHSGAGLLVAVLDAIEAGTARAEPQPADGVSLAPKLTVEDARVRWNDPAFAVDRRIRACTPAPGPWTTFRGERIKLGPVAPVANGPELKPGELLVEKARVLAGSATVPVQLGEVRAAGKKAMSASDWARGVRVAAGEVFA; encoded by the coding sequence GTGCGTCTGATCTTCGCCGGCACCCCGGCCGTCGCCGTCCCCGCCCTGGCCGCCATCGCCGCGTCCGGCCACGAGCTGCTGGCCGTGGTCACCCGTCCCGACGCGCCGGCCGGTCGCGGGCGGGGGCTGGTCCGCTCGCCCGTCGGCGCCTGGGCCGACGCGCACGGCGTCGAGGTGCTCACCCCGGCCCGGCCCCGCGAGCCCGAGTTCCTGGACCGGCTCCGCGAGCTGGCCCCGGACTGCGTGCCGGTGGTCGCGTACGGTGCGCTGGTGCCGCCGGTCGCGTTGGAGATCCCCCGGCACGGCTGGATCAACCTGCACTTCTCGCTGCTGCCCGCCTGGCGGGGCGCGGCGCCGGTGCAGCACGCCGTGCTGCACGGCGACGAGCTGACCGGGGCCAGCGTCTTCCAGCTCGAGCAGGGGTTGGACACCGGCCCGGTGTACGGCACGCTCACCGACGAGATCCGCCCCGCCGACACCTCCGGCGACCTGCTGGAACGACTCGCCCACTCCGGCGCCGGCCTGCTGGTGGCGGTCCTCGACGCGATCGAGGCCGGCACCGCGCGGGCCGAGCCGCAGCCGGCCGACGGGGTGTCCCTCGCCCCGAAACTGACCGTCGAGGACGCCCGGGTGCGCTGGAACGATCCGGCCTTCGCCGTCGACCGGCGGATCCGCGCCTGCACCCCGGCCCCCGGCCCGTGGACGACCTTCCGCGGGGAGCGGATCAAGCTCGGCCCGGTCGCCCCGGTGGCGAACGGCCCCGAGCTGAAGCCCGGTGAGCTGCTGGTGGAGAAGGCCCGGGTGCTGGCCGGCTCGGCCACCGTCCCGGTCCAGCTCGGCGAGGTGCGGGCGGCCGGCAAGAAGGCCATGTCGGCGAGCGACTGGGCGCGCGGCGTCCGGGTAGCCGCCGGGGAGGTGTTCGCGTGA
- a CDS encoding M28 family peptidase has translation MRRRTPIAGLALALCAGMAATSAATTASAAPAAAPVTAAAPALAAAAPDISVTNVQAHLTQLNTIATNNGGTRRAGSAGYTASVSYVKGKLQAAGYTVTEQTCTTCTYPGDNLIAEWPQGPADQVVMFGAHLDSVSAGPGINDNGSGSATLLENALVLAQQNQTMTKRVRFAWWNGEEQGLQGSRFYVNSLSATQKGYLKGYYNFDMVGSPNGGYFINRVISTTAAPLKAYWDSFGLQPEENVEGQGRSDDYSFSNAGIPTSGYAAGASATKTSAQASKWGGTAGAAYDGCYHRSCDTTSNINATVLNRSADGVAFAIWQLAVGSGTPTNDFSVVVSPTSGSVARGAVTTATVSTATTSGSAQTVSLSAAGAPSGATVSFSPSSVTSGGSATMTVSASSTATTGTFTITVTGTGSVSHSATYSLTVTGTGGCAGGQLIGNSSFESGTTPWTASSGVITSSTSQAARTGSYKAWLDGYGSTHTDTLSQSVTLPAGCAGYTLAFWLHIDTAETTASTAYDRLTVQVGTTTLAMYSNLNAATGYVQRTFNLAGYAGQTVTLKFTGVEDSSLQTSFVVDDVTLRAG, from the coding sequence ATGAGACGTCGTACCCCGATCGCGGGCCTCGCGCTCGCCCTCTGCGCCGGCATGGCGGCGACGTCGGCCGCCACGACGGCCAGCGCGGCGCCCGCCGCCGCGCCCGTGACCGCGGCCGCCCCCGCCCTGGCCGCCGCCGCGCCGGACATCTCGGTGACCAACGTCCAGGCCCACCTCACCCAGCTCAACACGATCGCCACCAACAACGGCGGCACCCGCCGGGCCGGCTCCGCCGGCTACACCGCCTCGGTCAGCTACGTGAAGGGCAAGCTCCAGGCCGCCGGCTACACCGTCACCGAGCAGACCTGCACCACCTGCACCTACCCGGGCGACAACCTGATCGCCGAGTGGCCGCAGGGCCCGGCCGACCAGGTGGTCATGTTCGGCGCCCACCTGGACAGCGTCTCCGCCGGCCCGGGCATCAACGACAACGGCTCCGGCTCGGCCACCCTGCTGGAGAACGCGCTGGTGCTGGCCCAGCAGAACCAGACCATGACCAAGCGGGTCCGGTTCGCCTGGTGGAACGGCGAGGAGCAGGGCCTGCAGGGCTCGAGGTTCTACGTCAACTCGCTCAGCGCCACCCAGAAGGGCTACCTCAAGGGCTACTACAACTTCGACATGGTCGGCTCACCCAACGGCGGCTACTTCATCAACCGGGTCATCTCCACCACGGCGGCCCCGCTGAAGGCCTACTGGGACTCGTTCGGCCTCCAGCCGGAGGAGAACGTCGAGGGGCAGGGCCGCTCCGACGACTACTCGTTCTCCAACGCCGGCATCCCCACCTCCGGCTACGCCGCCGGGGCCAGCGCCACCAAGACCTCCGCCCAGGCCAGCAAGTGGGGCGGCACCGCGGGCGCGGCGTACGACGGCTGCTACCACCGCTCCTGCGACACCACCAGCAACATCAACGCGACCGTCCTCAACCGCAGCGCCGACGGCGTCGCGTTCGCGATCTGGCAGCTCGCGGTCGGCAGCGGCACCCCGACCAACGACTTCTCCGTCGTGGTGAGTCCCACCTCGGGCAGCGTGGCCCGGGGCGCCGTCACCACCGCGACCGTCAGCACCGCCACGACCAGCGGCAGCGCGCAGACGGTCAGCCTGTCGGCCGCCGGCGCGCCGAGCGGGGCCACGGTGTCGTTCAGCCCGTCGTCGGTGACCTCCGGCGGCTCCGCCACGATGACGGTCAGCGCCTCGTCGACCGCCACCACCGGCACCTTCACCATCACGGTCACCGGCACCGGCTCGGTCAGCCACAGCGCGACGTACAGCCTCACCGTGACCGGCACCGGCGGCTGCGCCGGCGGTCAGCTGATCGGCAACAGCAGCTTCGAGTCGGGCACCACGCCGTGGACCGCCAGCTCGGGCGTGATCACCAGCTCGACCAGCCAGGCGGCCCGGACCGGCTCCTACAAGGCCTGGCTGGACGGGTACGGCAGCACCCACACCGACACGCTGTCCCAGTCGGTGACCCTGCCGGCCGGCTGCGCCGGCTACACCCTGGCCTTCTGGCTGCACATCGACACCGCCGAGACCACCGCCTCGACGGCGTACGACAGGCTGACCGTCCAGGTCGGCACCACCACGCTGGCGATGTACTCGAACCTGAACGCCGCCACCGGCTACGTGCAGCGCACGTTCAACCTGGCCGGGTACGCCGGCCAGACCGTGACGCTGAAGTTCACCGGCGTCGAGGACTCGTCGTTGCAGACCAGCTTCGTCGTCGACGATGTGACGCTGCGGGCCGGCTAG
- the def gene encoding peptide deformylase, translating to MTVQPIRLFGDPVLRTPADPVVDFDAELRKLVADLTDTMREQSGAGLAAPQLGVGLRVFTFDVDDVLGHLVNPVLEFPDEEEQDGPEGCLSIPGLYFDTKRRQNVIAKGFSAFGDPMQIVGSGLMARCVQHETDHLDGVLFVDRLDPDGRKEAMKAIRQAEWYDQAAPPVVKLSPHLSNPFGLGR from the coding sequence GTGACCGTTCAGCCCATCCGTCTGTTCGGGGATCCGGTGCTGCGCACGCCGGCCGATCCGGTGGTCGACTTCGACGCCGAGCTGCGCAAGCTCGTCGCCGACCTGACCGACACAATGCGCGAGCAGAGCGGCGCCGGACTGGCCGCGCCGCAGCTCGGGGTGGGCCTGCGGGTGTTCACCTTCGACGTCGACGACGTGCTCGGCCATCTGGTCAACCCGGTGCTGGAGTTCCCCGACGAGGAGGAACAGGACGGCCCGGAGGGCTGCCTGTCCATCCCCGGGCTCTACTTCGACACCAAGCGCCGGCAGAACGTGATCGCCAAGGGGTTCAGCGCCTTCGGTGACCCGATGCAGATCGTGGGCAGCGGCCTGATGGCCCGCTGCGTGCAGCACGAGACCGACCACCTCGACGGGGTGCTCTTCGTCGACCGGCTGGATCCCGACGGGCGCAAGGAGGCCATGAAGGCGATCCGCCAGGCCGAGTGGTACGACCAGGCCGCCCCGCCGGTGGTCAAGCTCAGCCCGCACCTGAGCAATCCGTTCGGTCTGGGCAGGTGA